The following are encoded together in the Adhaeribacter arboris genome:
- a CDS encoding bifunctional aldolase/short-chain dehydrogenase, which produces MNMDNAAATTTFKYVSYLWDEQEASALKNDEVALLIYRSNLLGADLRLTNYAGGNTSCKVYQPDPLTGQDVEVMWVKGSGGDLGTLKKSGLAALYVDKLHSLKNRYRGLAHEDEMVALFNHCIYDLDSKAPSIDTPLHAFLPFKHIDHLHPDAIIAIAAAKEGEQITKELFGGKIAWVPWQRPGFDLGLQMEKAVQDNPGITGIILGSHGLFTWGDTAYESYMNTLETIEKASEFLQQNYGKKRAIFGGAKLTPLPAEERLNKASEIIPVLRGLCSSQNRMIGHFTDDERVLEYINSNDLATLAPLGTSCPDHFLRTKIRPLVLNLSPDADISEPEKLKAQLTEQFEAYRADYTAYYERSKHPNSPAVRDANPVIIIYPGVGMFSFAKDKQTARVASEFYINAINVMRGAEAISEYRGLPEQEAFDIEYWLLEEAKLQRMPKEKPLSRKVALITGGSGGIGKAIADKLAQEGACVVMVDMRENDLQEAHTEFKKKFGRDTAATSVVDVTSSQAISNAFRTANLNFGGVDIVVNCAGLSISKPILETTETDYDILQDVLVKGQFLVSQQGIRIMRKQQLGGDIVNIVSKNALVSGPNNVAYGTAKAAQLHMSRLMAAELGPDKIRVNVVNPDAVIRGSKIWESGWAEGRAKAYGITVAELPAYYAKRTVLNEELLAEDMANAVFLYVGGLLNKSTGNVLNVDGGVPAAFVR; this is translated from the coding sequence ATGAATATGGATAATGCGGCCGCAACTACCACTTTTAAATACGTAAGTTATCTTTGGGACGAGCAAGAAGCAAGCGCTTTAAAGAACGACGAGGTAGCTTTATTAATTTATCGGTCTAATTTACTAGGGGCTGACCTCCGTTTAACTAATTACGCCGGGGGCAATACCAGTTGCAAGGTGTATCAACCGGACCCCTTAACCGGGCAAGATGTAGAAGTAATGTGGGTAAAAGGTTCCGGCGGTGACCTGGGAACCTTAAAGAAAAGCGGTTTAGCCGCTTTGTACGTCGATAAACTGCACAGCCTGAAAAACCGGTACCGGGGTTTGGCCCATGAAGACGAAATGGTGGCGCTGTTTAACCACTGTATTTACGATTTAGATTCGAAAGCTCCTTCCATTGATACTCCTTTACACGCTTTTCTACCGTTTAAACACATCGACCACTTGCACCCGGATGCTATTATTGCCATCGCGGCGGCCAAAGAGGGAGAGCAAATCACGAAAGAATTATTCGGCGGCAAAATAGCCTGGGTGCCTTGGCAACGGCCCGGTTTTGATTTAGGACTGCAAATGGAAAAAGCGGTACAAGACAATCCCGGCATTACGGGTATTATTCTGGGCAGTCACGGTTTATTTACCTGGGGCGATACCGCTTACGAAAGCTATATGAATACCCTGGAAACTATTGAAAAAGCATCGGAATTCTTGCAGCAAAATTACGGTAAAAAACGGGCAATTTTTGGCGGCGCCAAACTTACCCCTTTACCCGCTGAAGAAAGATTAAATAAAGCTAGTGAAATAATACCGGTATTGCGGGGCTTGTGTTCGAGCCAAAACCGCATGATTGGGCATTTTACCGACGATGAGCGCGTACTGGAATATATCAACAGCAACGATTTAGCAACTTTAGCGCCTTTAGGAACCAGTTGCCCGGACCATTTTCTACGCACCAAAATCCGGCCTTTAGTACTTAATCTATCGCCGGATGCCGACATTTCCGAACCGGAAAAGCTAAAAGCACAATTAACCGAACAGTTTGAAGCGTATCGCGCCGATTACACGGCTTATTACGAAAGAAGTAAACACCCCAACAGCCCCGCCGTGCGCGATGCCAACCCGGTAATTATAATCTACCCAGGAGTAGGTATGTTTTCTTTCGCTAAAGATAAACAAACCGCCCGGGTAGCCAGCGAGTTCTACATCAATGCTATTAATGTCATGCGCGGCGCCGAAGCCATTTCGGAATACCGGGGTTTACCGGAGCAGGAAGCCTTTGATATTGAATACTGGCTTTTAGAAGAAGCAAAATTACAGCGTATGCCCAAAGAAAAACCCTTATCGCGCAAGGTTGCCTTAATTACGGGTGGTAGCGGTGGTATTGGAAAAGCCATTGCTGATAAGCTGGCGCAAGAAGGCGCGTGTGTGGTAATGGTGGATATGCGGGAAAATGATTTGCAGGAAGCCCATACCGAATTTAAGAAAAAGTTTGGCCGTGATACGGCGGCAACCTCCGTGGTAGATGTTACCAGTTCCCAAGCGATTAGTAATGCTTTCCGGACCGCTAATTTAAATTTCGGAGGAGTAGATATTGTGGTGAATTGCGCAGGTTTATCCATCTCCAAACCTATTTTGGAAACCACCGAGACCGATTACGATATTTTACAGGATGTACTGGTAAAAGGTCAGTTCTTAGTATCCCAGCAGGGTATTCGCATTATGCGCAAGCAGCAATTGGGCGGCGACATTGTAAATATTGTGAGTAAAAACGCCTTGGTTTCCGGACCCAACAATGTGGCCTACGGTACCGCCAAAGCCGCTCAATTACACATGTCGCGGTTAATGGCAGCCGAGTTAGGTCCGGATAAAATACGGGTGAACGTGGTAAACCCGGATGCGGTAATCCGGGGCAGTAAAATCTGGGAAAGCGGTTGGGCCGAAGGCCGCGCGAAGGCTTACGGTATTACCGTTGCTGAATTGCCGGCTTATTACGCCAAACGTACCGTGCTGAACGAAGAACTACTGGCCGAAGACATGGCGAATGCGGTATTTTTATACGTGGGGGGCTTGCTGAATAAAAGTACCGGTAACGTGCTGAACGTGGATGGGGGTGTTCCGGCCGCTTTCGTACGGTAG
- the rhaT gene encoding L-rhamnose/proton symporter RhaT, whose translation MQVILGLLYHFIGGFASGSFYIPFSKVKKWAWESYWLVGGVFSWLIVPPLGAALTAPGYFITLANTESSTLFYTYLMGLLWGIGGLTFGLTMRYLGLSLGMAIVLGFCAAFGTLIPPIFYEFFGRSGNAKTITELLSTTSGLVIFAGVLLCLAGIAICGKAGTLKEKELSAEQKTANIKEFNFPKGLIVAIFSGVLSAFMSFGYETGKPIAEATVARGIDPLWQNNPTLVVILLGGLTTNFIWCLYLNIRNKTGGDYINSGTPLARNYLFSAIAGTTWYLQFFFYGMGESLFSANGLGFSSWTLHMAFIIIVSNVWGIYFNEWKGASPRTMRVIILGIVTVIASTMVVGYGNYLAS comes from the coding sequence ATGCAGGTTATTCTCGGACTCCTCTATCATTTTATCGGTGGTTTTGCTTCAGGTAGTTTCTATATTCCTTTTAGTAAAGTAAAAAAATGGGCCTGGGAAAGTTATTGGTTAGTGGGGGGCGTTTTTTCCTGGTTAATTGTGCCGCCGCTCGGGGCCGCGCTTACTGCTCCCGGTTATTTTATAACCTTAGCCAATACCGAGAGTTCTACTTTGTTCTACACCTACCTAATGGGCTTATTGTGGGGTATTGGCGGTTTAACCTTTGGTTTAACCATGCGTTATTTGGGGCTGTCGTTAGGGATGGCGATTGTACTGGGTTTTTGCGCGGCTTTCGGTACGCTTATTCCGCCCATTTTTTACGAATTTTTTGGAAGGTCCGGTAACGCGAAAACCATAACCGAGTTATTGAGCACTACTTCCGGACTAGTCATTTTTGCGGGCGTTTTATTGTGTTTAGCGGGAATTGCTATTTGCGGCAAAGCCGGTACTTTAAAAGAAAAAGAGCTATCCGCCGAACAAAAAACTGCCAATATTAAAGAATTTAACTTTCCGAAAGGATTGATTGTGGCCATTTTTTCGGGAGTGCTAAGTGCTTTTATGTCGTTTGGTTACGAAACCGGCAAACCGATTGCCGAGGCTACCGTGGCCCGCGGCATCGACCCGCTTTGGCAAAACAATCCCACTTTAGTCGTAATTTTATTAGGAGGTTTAACTACTAATTTTATCTGGTGTTTGTACTTAAATATCCGGAATAAAACAGGAGGCGATTATATAAATTCCGGTACTCCCTTGGCTCGTAATTATTTGTTTTCGGCCATTGCGGGCACTACCTGGTATTTACAATTCTTTTTTTACGGCATGGGCGAAAGCTTATTCTCGGCCAACGGTCTGGGTTTTTCTAGCTGGACTTTGCACATGGCTTTTATTATCATCGTGAGCAATGTTTGGGGCATTTACTTTAACGAATGGAAAGGCGCCAGTCCCCGAACCATGCGGGTAATTATTTTAGGAATAGTAACCGTAATTGCCTCCACCATGGTTGTAGGATACGGCAATTACCTTGCTTCGTAG
- a CDS encoding LacI family DNA-binding transcriptional regulator, producing MEKKNIRIKDIAQLAGVSSGTVDRVLHNRGKVSEEALRKVLQTLKEIDYKPNLIARTLGTKKTFRIAVLIPDPSQDEYWAQSEVGIKQAINDWHQYDVQIKTYFFDLYHKDSFLRVTHAVLQARPDGIVIAPIFYHEALPFLQQCQSYKIPFTIFNTDIREVRPLSFIGQNLYESGRVAAELMCLGHQKTGTLAVLHINEDSVNSIHLLDKQRGFQQYIKEKDLTGVKIKVLNIKDSENGKEVKRILELLEDETLQGVYVTTSKGVSFIAALLQKLNRVDLRLIGYDLLPENIKYLEAGTIRFLINQNAKHQTFLGIQQLANYLFLRKEPLAHNFLPLEIITRENLCSYLRSAVPHF from the coding sequence ATGGAAAAGAAGAATATTCGAATTAAAGATATTGCGCAATTAGCCGGCGTTTCCAGCGGCACAGTGGACCGGGTATTGCACAACCGGGGTAAAGTTTCGGAAGAAGCGTTGCGGAAGGTTCTTCAAACCCTAAAAGAAATCGATTATAAACCCAATTTAATTGCTCGGACTTTAGGCACTAAAAAAACTTTCCGGATTGCCGTTCTTATTCCGGACCCTTCGCAGGACGAGTACTGGGCTCAATCCGAAGTAGGAATAAAACAAGCCATTAATGACTGGCATCAATACGACGTTCAAATTAAAACTTACTTTTTCGACCTATATCATAAAGATTCTTTTTTGCGAGTAACCCACGCTGTTCTTCAAGCTAGACCCGATGGAATAGTAATAGCGCCTATTTTTTACCACGAAGCTTTACCCTTTTTGCAGCAATGCCAATCCTATAAAATTCCGTTTACCATTTTTAATACCGACATCCGGGAAGTCCGACCTTTAAGCTTTATTGGTCAGAATTTGTACGAAAGCGGGCGGGTTGCCGCCGAATTAATGTGTTTAGGGCATCAAAAGACTGGTACTTTGGCGGTGTTGCATATCAACGAAGACAGTGTCAACTCCATCCACCTTTTAGATAAGCAAAGAGGCTTTCAGCAGTATATAAAAGAGAAAGACTTAACCGGAGTTAAAATAAAAGTTCTTAATATTAAGGATAGTGAAAACGGAAAAGAAGTAAAACGTATTTTAGAACTTTTGGAGGATGAAACACTGCAGGGAGTGTACGTTACCACTTCTAAAGGGGTTTCTTTTATTGCCGCATTGCTTCAAAAACTAAACCGCGTGGATTTAAGGCTAATTGGCTACGATTTACTGCCGGAAAATATTAAATACCTGGAAGCGGGCACCATCCGTTTTTTGATTAATCAAAACGCCAAACACCAGACTTTTTTAGGTATTCAGCAATTAGCCAATTATTTATTTTTAAGAAAAGAACCGCTGGCACATAATTTCCTGCCCCTCGAAATAATTACCCGCGAAAATCTATGCTCCTACTTACGATCGGCAGTGCCTCATTTTTAA
- a CDS encoding SusD/RagB family nutrient-binding outer membrane lipoprotein, whose amino-acid sequence MKKTFIYIALASVLLAPACSEDHLDEVNTNPNAANASQFNPNFLLTDAQLSFSNTGYAQLLYQATGIQALASTYNYYGNGDKYVNAGNFTDYQGRIFNDGYTALSRLQQAELIANTQDPTRFKNVIAISNIMRVLIFQRITDTYGDVPYTEALKAAEGITAPKYDKQQAIYSDLLPKLEAAINSLDAAAPKATGDILYAGDVAQWKKFGYSLMVRLAMRLTKVDPATAQSWTEKAAAGGTLASYTDNALVKTDAANGDTQNSTTGALLTPDDFREVRWSKTLIDFLRAQNDPRLGVIGEIPQPGAVNNANQSLTGNTSAAVQVGMPNGYDLSGGAFDIRKHPQYPGGTGTGTDMAPLGNYSRPRVNVYMKRNAPNFILTYAQTEFLLAEAASRGWNVGASAAQHFANGLRGALQSLSQIDAAAAIDEASLAAYVTANPLSPANPQKQINEQYWAETATTFNFIEGWFNWRRSGYPELVPVNYPGNVTNATIPRRMIYPASEISNNPSGLQSGIASLQGGDLLTSRVWWDK is encoded by the coding sequence CCCGAATGCGGCGAATGCTTCCCAGTTTAATCCCAACTTTTTATTGACCGATGCTCAGTTGAGTTTTTCTAATACGGGCTATGCGCAATTACTGTATCAGGCAACGGGAATTCAGGCTTTGGCCAGCACGTATAATTATTACGGCAACGGCGATAAATACGTGAACGCCGGTAACTTTACCGATTACCAAGGTCGTATTTTTAACGACGGTTATACCGCCCTAAGCCGCTTGCAGCAGGCTGAATTAATTGCGAATACTCAGGACCCTACTCGTTTTAAAAATGTTATTGCTATCAGCAACATTATGCGAGTCCTTATTTTTCAGCGCATCACCGACACCTACGGCGACGTACCTTATACCGAAGCTTTAAAAGCAGCGGAAGGTATAACGGCACCTAAATACGACAAGCAGCAGGCTATCTACAGCGATTTACTGCCTAAGTTGGAAGCAGCCATTAACAGCTTAGATGCAGCAGCCCCTAAAGCTACCGGCGACATACTTTACGCGGGCGATGTAGCGCAATGGAAAAAATTCGGTTATTCCCTAATGGTTCGGTTAGCCATGCGCTTAACGAAAGTAGACCCAGCCACTGCCCAATCCTGGACGGAGAAAGCGGCCGCGGGAGGTACGTTGGCCAGTTATACCGATAATGCTTTGGTTAAGACCGATGCCGCTAACGGTGATACGCAAAACAGCACCACCGGCGCCTTACTTACTCCCGACGATTTCCGGGAGGTAAGATGGAGCAAAACTTTAATTGATTTCTTGCGCGCACAGAACGATCCTCGCTTAGGCGTTATCGGGGAAATTCCGCAACCCGGCGCCGTAAATAATGCCAACCAATCTTTAACCGGTAATACTTCGGCCGCGGTTCAGGTGGGCATGCCTAATGGTTATGATTTATCCGGTGGAGCATTCGATATCCGGAAACACCCACAATATCCGGGCGGGACGGGTACTGGTACCGATATGGCTCCCTTAGGTAATTATTCCCGGCCCAGAGTAAACGTTTACATGAAACGGAATGCGCCGAATTTTATTTTGACTTACGCCCAAACCGAGTTTTTACTCGCCGAAGCTGCATCACGCGGTTGGAACGTGGGCGCTAGTGCCGCTCAGCATTTTGCGAATGGTTTACGGGGCGCTTTACAATCGCTTTCTCAAATCGATGCTGCAGCTGCCATCGACGAAGCCAGCCTTGCCGCTTACGTTACCGCCAATCCGTTGAGCCCGGCTAATCCGCAGAAACAAATCAACGAACAGTACTGGGCCGAGACCGCTACTACTTTTAACTTTATTGAAGGTTGGTTTAACTGGCGGCGGTCGGGCTACCCCGAGTTGGTACCGGTAAATTATCCGGGCAATGTTACCAACGCTACCATTCCGCGCCGGATGATTTACCCGGCCTCCGAAATTTCTAATAACCCGAGTGGTTTACAATCAGGAATTGCCAGCTTGCAAGGCGGCGATTTACTTACCTCGCGGGTATGGTGGGATAAATAA